From Selenomonadales bacterium, a single genomic window includes:
- the spoIVA gene encoding stage IV sporulation protein A, with protein sequence MERFDLLKDIAERTGGDIYLGIVGPVRSGKSTFIKRFMELVVLPNIDDEHVRERTRDELPQSGAGRTIMTVEPKFIPDEAVELALSPGLAARVRLVDCVGYTVKGARGYMDENGPRMVQTPWSPEPVTFEEAAEMGTQKVIDEHSTVGIVVTTDGSFSDLARAEFVPAEERVVSELRELSKPFLLLLNSSQPNNPDTLLLRGELEAKYGVAVLPVNCAKMTEEDVATILKEALYEFPVREANVALPAWIRVLDTAHWLRVKLEEAVAEGVKLVRRLRDIDDLILELSLCDAVQDVVLQNMDLAKGVANVEVTTPDHLYYDALSEAAGEEVRGQDTILKLLRLLTQSSREYDRIRDAFREARNQGYGIAPPSLEEMSLDQPDIIRQGSRFAVRLRATAPSFHIIRVDVESEVAPIVGTEKQSEDLIKYLVDEFEGSPEKLWSANIFGKSLHHLVRDGIQNKLLTMPDNAQEKLRECLQRMINEGSGGLIAIIL encoded by the coding sequence ATGGAGCGGTTCGATTTACTCAAGGATATTGCTGAGAGAACAGGCGGAGATATATACCTTGGAATTGTAGGGCCAGTTCGCAGCGGCAAGTCTACCTTCATCAAACGGTTCATGGAGCTGGTGGTTCTCCCTAACATAGACGATGAGCATGTTAGGGAACGCACGCGCGATGAGCTGCCGCAAAGCGGGGCCGGTCGCACCATTATGACTGTGGAGCCCAAGTTTATTCCGGACGAAGCGGTTGAGCTTGCGCTTTCGCCCGGTCTGGCAGCGCGAGTCAGGCTGGTGGATTGCGTAGGGTATACCGTCAAAGGCGCACGCGGGTATATGGACGAGAACGGCCCACGCATGGTGCAGACGCCGTGGTCGCCTGAACCCGTCACCTTTGAAGAGGCGGCCGAGATGGGCACACAAAAAGTAATTGACGAGCATTCCACGGTAGGGATTGTGGTTACGACCGATGGTTCTTTCTCCGACCTTGCGCGGGCCGAGTTTGTTCCCGCGGAAGAACGGGTGGTTAGTGAACTGCGCGAGCTAAGCAAGCCCTTTTTGCTCCTGCTCAATTCCAGCCAGCCCAATAACCCAGACACGCTTTTGCTGCGAGGCGAGTTAGAAGCCAAGTACGGCGTGGCCGTTTTACCCGTCAACTGTGCAAAAATGACGGAAGAAGACGTAGCCACTATCTTAAAAGAAGCGCTGTATGAGTTCCCGGTGCGTGAGGCTAACGTAGCCCTGCCCGCCTGGATACGTGTGCTTGACACCGCGCATTGGCTGCGAGTTAAGCTCGAAGAAGCCGTCGCCGAGGGTGTCAAGCTGGTGCGGCGGCTGCGGGACATTGACGACCTCATTCTGGAGCTTAGTCTCTGTGATGCCGTACAGGACGTCGTCCTGCAAAACATGGACTTGGCCAAAGGCGTAGCTAACGTAGAGGTCACGACGCCGGATCACCTCTATTACGACGCCTTGAGTGAGGCGGCTGGGGAAGAGGTTAGGGGCCAGGACACTATTCTTAAGTTGCTGCGGTTACTGACACAGTCTAGCCGCGAGTATGACCGTATACGAGACGCTTTCCGTGAAGCGAGGAACCAAGGCTATGGCATCGCACCACCTAGCCTAGAAGAGATGTCTCTAGATCAGCCCGACATTATCCGGCAGGGCTCCCGTTTCGCCGTGCGGCTACGCGCTACGGCTCCCTCGTTCCATATTATCCGAGTAGACGTAGAGTCCGAGGTAGCCCCTATCGTCGGTACGGAAAAGCAAAGTGAAGACCTCATTAAGTACCTTGTCGACGAGTTCGAGGGCAGCCCGGAAAAGCTCTGGAGTGCTAACATCTTTGGCAAGTCGCTGCATCACCTAGTGCGTGACGGCATTCAAAATAAGCTGCTCACCATGCCCGACAACGCTCAGGAAAAACTGCGCGAGTGCTTGCAGCGCATGATCAATGAAGGCAGCGGCGGCCTAATCGCCATTATCCTCTAA
- a CDS encoding aminotransferase class III-fold pyridoxal phosphate-dependent enzyme translates to MGLATVEHSARGSTVTDFKGDEYLDLLGGYGMYGVGHSHPRVVAAVKAQLDRMAMPTKILLNKPMADLAELLAEITPGDLTYSFLCNSGTEAVEAAIKLAKVATGKQGIISTTGAFHGKSLGSLSATGRELFREPFKPLLNGFGHVPFGDAQAIEAAIGNDTAAVIVEPIQGEGGVIVPPSGYLASVREICDRKGVLLIVDEVQTGMGRTGKMFAVEHEGVVPDILCLAKALGGGVMPIGAIVAKPHLWQSFIDAPFLHTSTFGGNPLACAAAIAAIKVTQDENLCENAAVMGNRFLGALREMQVKYPGILAEVRGQGLIIGLEFTHEGYAGFAISELVNNKILAAYTLNNPKVIRIEPPLVITAPEVERAIGVWEKIVASAGDLAADL, encoded by the coding sequence ATGGGCCTAGCCACTGTGGAGCACTCGGCGCGGGGCAGTACGGTAACCGACTTTAAGGGCGATGAATACCTTGACCTACTGGGTGGCTACGGCATGTACGGCGTAGGGCATTCTCATCCGCGAGTTGTGGCGGCAGTCAAAGCACAGCTAGACCGCATGGCCATGCCGACCAAAATTCTCTTAAACAAACCGATGGCTGACTTAGCCGAACTCCTAGCTGAAATTACTCCGGGCGACCTTACGTATTCGTTTTTGTGCAACAGCGGAACCGAAGCGGTAGAGGCGGCCATAAAGCTAGCTAAGGTAGCTACAGGCAAGCAGGGCATAATCTCTACAACCGGAGCCTTCCACGGTAAGTCCTTGGGTTCGCTGAGCGCGACAGGGCGCGAGTTGTTCCGCGAGCCCTTTAAGCCGCTCTTAAACGGCTTTGGCCATGTTCCCTTTGGCGATGCGCAGGCTATCGAGGCGGCGATAGGCAACGACACCGCTGCGGTAATCGTGGAGCCTATTCAAGGCGAGGGAGGCGTGATAGTTCCTCCTAGCGGTTACTTGGCATCTGTTCGCGAAATCTGCGACAGAAAAGGCGTACTGCTGATTGTCGACGAAGTGCAGACCGGTATGGGTCGCACCGGCAAGATGTTTGCTGTCGAACACGAGGGTGTTGTCCCGGATATCCTTTGTTTGGCCAAGGCTTTGGGCGGAGGCGTTATGCCTATCGGCGCGATTGTGGCCAAGCCTCACCTCTGGCAGAGCTTTATTGATGCGCCGTTCTTGCACACTTCCACGTTTGGCGGCAATCCCTTGGCATGCGCCGCGGCTATTGCCGCAATTAAAGTCACGCAGGATGAGAACTTGTGCGAGAACGCGGCTGTTATGGGCAATAGGTTCCTAGGGGCGCTTCGGGAAATGCAGGTGAAATACCCAGGTATCCTAGCAGAAGTGCGCGGACAAGGCCTGATTATTGGCCTCGAGTTTACCCATGAGGGCTATGCTGGCTTTGCCATTTCCGAACTGGTAAACAACAAAATCCTCGCTGCCTATACGCTAAACAACCCGAAAGTCATTCGCATCGAGCCACCCTTAGTGATAACCGCGCCGGAAGTAGAGCGGGCCATCGGGGTATGGGAAAAGATTGTCGCCTCGGCCGGGGACCTGGCCGCGGACCTGTAA
- a CDS encoding aromatase/cyclase, translating to MPYVEVNTTIKGDIKRIWAIVADMASYPQFMPNLKSVTIEERAGNTTVSKWVSNVDGRIISWRERDVFFPDDYRIEYTQVSGDLKKFEGKWQLSPDGETVNVLLTVDFEFGVPMLAALLNPLLKKKVRENSEGMLAAIKKICEETHA from the coding sequence ATGCCTTACGTAGAAGTTAACACCACAATCAAGGGCGACATTAAGCGCATCTGGGCAATCGTAGCGGACATGGCGAGCTATCCGCAGTTTATGCCAAACTTAAAGAGCGTCACCATCGAAGAGCGTGCGGGGAATACCACAGTCAGCAAATGGGTCAGTAACGTCGACGGACGCATTATTTCCTGGCGTGAGCGCGACGTGTTTTTCCCTGACGACTACCGCATTGAGTACACGCAAGTAAGCGGGGACCTCAAGAAGTTCGAAGGCAAGTGGCAACTCAGCCCAGACGGCGAGACGGTCAACGTTCTACTGACGGTAGACTTTGAATTCGGCGTTCCAATGCTTGCGGCTCTGCTGAATCCGCTACTGAAGAAGAAAGTGCGCGAGAACAGTGAAGGAATGCTTGCGGCCATCAAGAAGATATGTGAGGAAACACACGCCTGA
- a CDS encoding M42 family metallopeptidase, with translation MDSTLKLLKDITDAPGVPGFEHEVRKVIRSYMEGYAEISTDRIGSIICKKAGTSDRPRVMIAGHMDEIGFMVSKVTKEGFIKFQTLGGWWSQVMLGQRVVIKTNKGDVVGVIGSKPPHILSPEEKNKVVEIQAMFIDVGASDETEATETFGIRLGDPIIPHAEFTVMRNEKYLMAKAWDDRLGCALFIEVVRALKDIEHPNTVYGVGTVQEEVGLRGATTSSHVIDPDIGFALEVGIAGDSPGADKMNEKLGKGPVVLLYDSSMIPHVKLRDFVIDVAKVNGIPLQFDVLSAGGTDAGRIHINAGGVPSLCIAVPTRYIHSHYGIIHRDDYENAVKLVLELVKRLDAKTVAELNAD, from the coding sequence ATGGACAGCACCCTAAAACTACTCAAAGACATTACCGACGCTCCCGGAGTGCCGGGATTCGAACACGAGGTGCGCAAAGTTATCCGCAGCTACATGGAGGGCTATGCCGAAATAAGCACGGACCGCATCGGCAGTATCATCTGCAAGAAGGCTGGCACGTCGGACCGCCCGCGGGTGATGATTGCCGGGCATATGGACGAAATCGGCTTTATGGTCAGCAAAGTAACCAAAGAGGGTTTCATCAAGTTCCAGACGCTTGGCGGGTGGTGGAGCCAAGTGATGCTTGGACAGCGCGTCGTGATAAAGACTAATAAGGGCGATGTAGTAGGAGTAATCGGCAGCAAGCCTCCACACATCCTCTCTCCCGAAGAGAAGAACAAAGTGGTAGAGATTCAGGCCATGTTTATCGACGTCGGCGCTAGCGACGAAACCGAGGCTACAGAGACGTTTGGCATCCGCCTTGGGGACCCGATTATTCCCCACGCGGAGTTCACGGTCATGCGCAATGAAAAATACCTTATGGCCAAAGCGTGGGATGACCGCTTGGGCTGCGCCCTTTTCATTGAGGTGGTGCGCGCCCTTAAGGACATCGAACATCCAAATACTGTGTACGGCGTCGGTACGGTACAGGAAGAAGTCGGGTTGCGCGGCGCAACGACTAGTTCCCATGTTATCGACCCGGACATCGGTTTTGCCCTAGAAGTCGGCATCGCCGGCGATAGTCCGGGAGCCGACAAAATGAATGAGAAGCTTGGCAAGGGGCCGGTTGTCCTGCTCTATGACTCTTCGATGATTCCGCACGTCAAGCTGCGCGACTTCGTTATTGACGTGGCCAAAGTTAATGGCATTCCCCTGCAATTTGACGTCTTGTCAGCCGGCGGGACAGATGCCGGACGCATCCACATTAACGCCGGTGGTGTGCCAAGCTTGTGCATAGCCGTGCCTACGCGCTATATCCACAGCCACTACGGCATCATTCACCGCGACGACTACGAGAACGCGGTAAAGCTCGTGCTCGAGCTTGTGAAGCGCCTCGATGCTAAGACAGTCGCCGAGCTTAATGCTGACTAA